The DNA sequence GCGGAGAGCACCAGGTGTGCTTTGTCCATAATCGCGGTGCGCTGATGGTCAACCACCATCACCAGCGGCGCTTTCGCCAGCGCCGCATCAACGCGGGCGGCTGAAGCGTGGCGGTGCAGGTCGTTTTCCAGCACGATAACCGCATCGGCTGCGCCGGTTTCCAGTTCGCTCAGCGCCTCTTCAAGCGAGCCGCCGCCGATCATACCGAGGCCAACGCTGTTCACCGCGCGGGCGACCATGGTCAAGCCGACATCAGCGCCGCGGCCTTTCAGGGCTTTCGCCACGTTGGCCGCCGCCTGAATCACTTCCATGCTACCGGCGTTAGTGCCGGAAACAATCAGCGGCTTTTTCGCTCCGGCTAACGCCTGAACGATCACGTCGATTTTGCCTTTCAGCTCGTTGCTCAGACCGTCTACCGCCGGTGCGCTTTCGTCCAGCGCGTGGGCGATAGCAAAGCCAAGGCGCGCCTGATCTTCCACCGGCGCGCGATAGGTCCACGCGGCGATATCATCAAGACGAGTGTCGTCGATGTTGGTGACGAACAGCGGATGCTTCGCGCGCTGGCCGATGTTAAGGATCGCCGCGATCTGCCAGTCGGCGACCTTCTGCGCCGCCGCCATTTCGCGCGCTTTGCCTTTCACCGCCTGACGCACCGCCAGCGCGATACGCGCGCCGGTCTGGGTGATATCTTCACCAAGGATCAGCACCGCATCGTAGGATTCGATTTCGCGCAGCGCCGGGGTGTGAATACCGCCTTCGCGCAGCACTTTCAGCATCATCTGCAGACGTTCTTGTTCGCCCTTCGCGATGCCGGTGTAGAAGTTATCGGCACCCACCAGGTCGCGCAGCGCAAAGTTGCTTTCGATGCTGGCGCGCGGGGAGCCGATACCAATCACCTTCTTCGACTGGCGCAGAATATCCGCGGCGCCCTGCATCGCCTGCTCGGCGTTGAGAGCGATCAGATCGTCGCCACGGCGCTGTACCGGCTGACGCGGACGGTCTTTCAGGTTTACGTAGCCATAGCCGAAACGACCGCGGTCGCAGAGGAAGTAGCGGTTAACGGTACCGTTATAGCGGTTTTCGATACGACGCAGCTCGCCATAGCGTTCGCCGGGGCTGATGTTGCAGCCGATGGAACACTGCTGGCAGATGCTTGGCGCAAACTGCATGTCCCACTTACGGTTATAGCGCTCGGAGTGGGTTTTATCGGTAAATACGCCGGTCGGGCAGACTTCAACCAGGTTGCCGGAGAACTCGCTTTCCAGCGTGCCATCTTCCGGGCGGCCGAAGTAGACGTTGTCATGAGCGCCATAAACGCCCAGATCGGTGCCGTCAGCATAATCTTTGTAGTAGCGAACGCAGCGATAGCAGGCGATGCAGCGGTTCATTTCGTGGGAGATAAACGGCCCAAGATCCTGGTTGCGGTGGGTACGCTTGGTGAAACGATAGCGACGGAAGCTATGACCGGTCATCACGGTCATATCCTGCAGGTGGCAGTTGCCCCCCTCTTCGCATACCGGACAATCGTGCGGGTGGTTGGTCATCAACCACTCCACCACGCTTTCGCGGAACTGCTTCGCTTCTGCGTCGTCGATAGAAATAAAAGTGCCATCGGATGCCGGTGTCATACAGGACATCACCAGGCGGCCACGCGTGTCTTCCGCGTTCTGATATTGCTTAACCGCACACTGGCGGCAAGCACCAACGCTTCCCAGCGCCGGATGCCAGCAAAAGTATGGAATATCAAGGCCCAGAGAGAGACAAGCTTCTAGCAGGTTGTCCGCTCCATTAACCTCGTACTCTTTGCCGTCTACATGAATCGTAGCCATTAGCGTGCTTCCAAAAATAAAAAACCTTTAGATTACCAGCGCGTCTTAAGCAGGTTCGGCTGAATACCGTTAATTGCATGGGTATTGCTGAACTGCTGCTTAATGCCAGCCTCGAATTCTTCGCGGAAATATTTAATCGCGCTCTGTAGCGGCTCAACCGCACCCGGCGCGTGCGCGCAGAAGGTTTTACCCGGTCCGAGGAATCGACACAGCTGCTCAAGCGTCTCGATATCCCCCGGCTGGCCTTCGCCACGCTCGAGAGCGCGCAGAATTTTCACGCTCCACGGCAGGCCATCGCGGCAAGGCGTACACCAGCCGCAGGATTCGCGGGCGAAAAACTCTTCCAGGTTGCGCACCAGCGGAACCATGCCGATCTCGTGGTCGACGGCCATCGCCAGCGCGGTGCCCAGGCGGCTACCCGCTTTACCGATGCTTTCGAACTCCATCGGCAGGTCAAGATGCGCTTCGGTCAGGAAGTCGGTGCCCGCGCCGCCCGGCTGCCAGGCTTTAAACTTCAGGCCATCGCGCATGCCGCCGGCGTAATCTTCGAGGATTTCGCGCGCGGTGGTGCCGAAAGGCAGCTCCCAGACGCCCGGGTTTTTCACGCGGCCAGAGAAGCCCATCAGCTTGGTGCCGGCATCTTTACTGGTAGAAATGTTCTGATACCACTCGACGCCGTTGGCCAGAATCGCCGGGACGTTACACAGGGTTTCGACGTTGTTCACGCAGGTCGGTTTACCCCATACGCCGGAGCTGGCCGGGAACGGCGGCTTAGAACGCGGGTTCGCGCGGCGGCCTTCGAGGGAGTTAATCAATGCAGTTTCTTCGCCGCAGATATAGCGCCCTGCCCCGGTATGCACGAACAGTTCGAAGTCAAAACCGGTGCCGAGAATGTTTTTGCCCAGCAGGCCCGCTTCGGTGG is a window from the Klebsiella oxytoca genome containing:
- the nuoG gene encoding NADH-quinone oxidoreductase subunit NuoG, whose product is MATIHVDGKEYEVNGADNLLEACLSLGLDIPYFCWHPALGSVGACRQCAVKQYQNAEDTRGRLVMSCMTPASDGTFISIDDAEAKQFRESVVEWLMTNHPHDCPVCEEGGNCHLQDMTVMTGHSFRRYRFTKRTHRNQDLGPFISHEMNRCIACYRCVRYYKDYADGTDLGVYGAHDNVYFGRPEDGTLESEFSGNLVEVCPTGVFTDKTHSERYNRKWDMQFAPSICQQCSIGCNISPGERYGELRRIENRYNGTVNRYFLCDRGRFGYGYVNLKDRPRQPVQRRGDDLIALNAEQAMQGAADILRQSKKVIGIGSPRASIESNFALRDLVGADNFYTGIAKGEQERLQMMLKVLREGGIHTPALREIESYDAVLILGEDITQTGARIALAVRQAVKGKAREMAAAQKVADWQIAAILNIGQRAKHPLFVTNIDDTRLDDIAAWTYRAPVEDQARLGFAIAHALDESAPAVDGLSNELKGKIDVIVQALAGAKKPLIVSGTNAGSMEVIQAAANVAKALKGRGADVGLTMVARAVNSVGLGMIGGGSLEEALSELETGAADAVIVLENDLHRHASAARVDAALAKAPLVMVVDHQRTAIMDKAHLVLSAASFAESDGTVVNNEGRAQRFFQVYDPAYYDAKTVMLESWRWLHSLHSTVNNRQVDWTQLDHVIDAAIAALPQLAGIKDAAPDAAFRIRGQKLAREPHRYSGRTAMRANISVHEPRQPQDKDTMFAFSMEGNNQPSAPRSQIPFAWAPGWNSPQAWNKFQDEVGGKLRHGDPGVRLIEASASGLEYFTAVPASFQAEEGKWRIAPYYHLFGSDELSQRAPVFQSRMPEPYVKLNPADAAKLGVNAGTMVSFSVEGQTLSLPLVISEGLTAGQVGLPMGMPGIAPVLTGARIDSLQEAKA
- the nuoF gene encoding NADH-quinone oxidoreductase subunit NuoF encodes the protein MKTIIRTAETHPLTWRLRDDKQPVWLDEYQSKNGYAGARKALSGMAPDEIVTAVKDAGLKGRGGAGFSTGLKWSLMPKDESMNIRYLLCNADEMEPGTYKDRLLMEQLPHLLVEGMLISAFALKAWRGYIFLRGEYIEAAQHLRRAIAEATEAGLLGKNILGTGFDFELFVHTGAGRYICGEETALINSLEGRRANPRSKPPFPASSGVWGKPTCVNNVETLCNVPAILANGVEWYQNISTSKDAGTKLMGFSGRVKNPGVWELPFGTTAREILEDYAGGMRDGLKFKAWQPGGAGTDFLTEAHLDLPMEFESIGKAGSRLGTALAMAVDHEIGMVPLVRNLEEFFARESCGWCTPCRDGLPWSVKILRALERGEGQPGDIETLEQLCRFLGPGKTFCAHAPGAVEPLQSAIKYFREEFEAGIKQQFSNTHAINGIQPNLLKTRW